Proteins found in one Sporosarcina sp. FSL K6-3457 genomic segment:
- a CDS encoding DNA alkylation repair protein, translated as MNFEAVMQELEGLGKERMKKMYISNGAHEPLWGVATGAMKPMVKTIKINQLLAEELYATGNYDAMYFAGVIADPKAMTEADYNRWMDAAYFYMLSDYVVAVTLSESDIAQEVSDKWIASGDELRMSAGWSCYCWLLGSRKDVEFSESKMSDMLDLVENTIHDSPERTKSAMNNFVYTVGTSYLPLHEKAVETAKAIGVVEIKKDNKKSSFINAGENIEKMVDKGKIGFKRRHVRC; from the coding sequence ATGAATTTTGAAGCAGTTATGCAGGAGCTTGAAGGGCTTGGCAAGGAAAGAATGAAGAAAATGTACATTTCCAATGGTGCGCATGAGCCACTTTGGGGCGTGGCTACAGGTGCTATGAAACCAATGGTAAAGACTATAAAAATAAATCAACTGTTAGCTGAAGAGCTTTATGCGACAGGAAATTATGATGCTATGTACTTCGCAGGCGTGATTGCAGACCCAAAAGCGATGACGGAGGCGGATTATAATCGTTGGATGGATGCAGCGTATTTTTATATGCTGTCAGATTATGTAGTAGCTGTAACCTTATCAGAGTCAGACATTGCACAAGAAGTTTCTGATAAATGGATCGCAAGTGGGGATGAGCTGAGAATGTCAGCGGGCTGGAGCTGCTACTGTTGGCTGTTAGGGAGTCGGAAAGATGTGGAGTTTTCGGAAAGTAAGATGTCCGATATGCTTGATTTAGTGGAAAATACAATTCATGATTCACCTGAGCGAACAAAGTCCGCTATGAATAATTTTGTATACACTGTAGGAACTTCTTATTTGCCGCTCCATGAAAAGGCAGTCGAGACTGCGAAGGCGATAGGAGTAGTAGAAATTAAAAAAGACAATAAAAAGAGCAGTTTTATAAATGCTGGTGAAAATATAGAGAAAATGGTTGATAAAGGGAAGATTGGTTTTAAACGCAGACATGTGAGATGTTAA
- a CDS encoding RNA polymerase sigma factor, with product MRTKDVLASYLFDLGEEVFRLLLAKGAKKEDAEDIIQNTLYKVYVLLDDLTESNIRPCFFRVSLNEYIDLKRKKEQQNIYLTEEIYVKLQHTDREFDAVLNKDEIFYLLKDIRKEYKEIFFLKYYYDFSYEEIATILDIQVNSVKQKLYRARQFIHAKIGGKQ from the coding sequence ATGAGAACAAAAGATGTACTAGCCTCCTATCTTTTCGACTTAGGAGAGGAAGTGTTCCGCCTATTACTAGCGAAGGGAGCAAAAAAAGAAGACGCAGAAGATATTATTCAAAATACCTTATACAAGGTGTATGTATTGTTGGATGACCTAACAGAAAGCAATATACGTCCGTGTTTTTTCAGAGTATCACTCAATGAATATATTGACTTGAAAAGGAAAAAGGAGCAGCAAAACATTTACTTAACCGAGGAAATCTATGTAAAGCTACAGCATACAGATCGCGAATTTGATGCTGTTTTAAATAAAGATGAGATTTTTTATTTATTAAAAGACATCAGAAAAGAATATAAAGAAATTTTCTTTTTAAAGTATTACTATGACTTTTCATATGAAGAAATTGCAACGATTTTGGATATCCAAGTGAACAGCGTTAAGCAAAAATTATATCGGGCACGTCAATTTATTCATGCAAAAATAGGAGGAAAACAATAA
- a CDS encoding sigma factor regulator N-terminal domain-containing protein, with the protein MDTTLKGALKKAKRKQLLKTIIASIIVVLVLLPPLYKTGNYFAAKGASRLHNQLFLYHAIAEPNIRIDSQVTSSSSTFGGNITTNRSKNINGYLVQWSTLTNSYDWRRHQMDFNEITPGFFHSDTGFLEYDKQTKKKVATFYHPAIKEYYDGIQNELATISQMDNHVAEVAISFDQPYTFQDIQAKIPDNLNIVWLYMTSPIVNESKRPAGAPVYGFNLSDSPNEAYTSFSDALEQYDANGYNETIQAFLHSNNKKPFDEVEILGIMLTGQTKNFKALENQNFIRGASVGATAEIVPYIKPEK; encoded by the coding sequence ATGGATACTACACTAAAAGGCGCGTTAAAAAAGGCTAAACGAAAACAACTACTCAAAACCATCATTGCTTCAATTATAGTCGTATTAGTTCTATTACCGCCCCTTTACAAAACAGGTAACTACTTCGCAGCAAAAGGCGCTTCAAGACTTCACAATCAGCTTTTTCTCTATCACGCAATTGCCGAGCCGAATATTCGAATTGACTCTCAAGTAACCAGTAGTTCATCCACTTTTGGCGGCAATATTACGACCAATCGCTCCAAAAATATTAATGGCTATTTAGTGCAATGGAGCACACTCACAAACTCCTATGATTGGCGGCGCCACCAGATGGATTTTAACGAAATAACTCCGGGATTTTTTCACTCTGACACAGGATTTTTGGAATATGATAAACAAACAAAGAAGAAAGTCGCGACATTTTATCATCCAGCCATTAAAGAATACTATGACGGTATTCAAAACGAACTAGCAACCATTTCACAAATGGACAATCACGTTGCAGAAGTCGCGATTTCTTTCGATCAACCTTATACATTCCAAGACATACAAGCCAAAATACCCGATAATTTAAACATCGTATGGTTGTATATGACTTCACCAATTGTAAATGAAAGTAAGAGACCTGCTGGCGCACCGGTTTATGGATTTAATCTATCTGATTCACCGAATGAGGCATACACTAGCTTCAGTGATGCACTTGAACAATATGATGCCAATGGATATAACGAAACAATCCAGGCGTTTTTACATTCGAATAACAAAAAGCCGTTTGATGAAGTTGAAATTTTAGGGATCATGCTCACTGGCCAAACAAAAAACTTTAAGGCCTTGGAAAACCAAAATTTCATCCGTGGTGCTTCAGTAGGTGCTACCGCCGAAATCGTTCCTTATATTAAGCCTGAAAAATAA
- a CDS encoding transposase has protein sequence MAENGEDIILTGRKLRSIHRLRNKKLAELQRKMSKCIKDSKQWKNYNQAKKYVLSKSERQLQDGLHKTTKQFVEWRVENEVKEVAFGDVDGVQRNTSRRKKKKVRRRITNQKLSNWSFGKVYGYLTYKLEVEGMTIEKHDESYTTQQCPCCAKRRKVSSRLYKCPCGYANHRDIHGAANFFAKTFYGEIRKLVFSLKHTKYLRIA, from the coding sequence GTGGCTGAGAATGGAGAAGACATCATCCTGACTGGTCGTAAACTTCGCTCGATTCATCGACTACGCAATAAGAAACTTGCTGAACTGCAACGGAAAATGAGCAAGTGTATAAAAGATTCTAAGCAGTGGAAAAATTATAACCAAGCAAAAAAATATGTGCTTTCCAAAAGTGAAAGACAGCTCCAAGATGGGCTTCATAAAACGACAAAACAATTTGTTGAGTGGCGTGTTGAAAATGAAGTGAAAGAAGTGGCATTTGGCGATGTAGACGGTGTGCAACGGAATACCTCTCGTCGAAAAAAGAAAAAGGTTCGGCGTCGAATAACGAACCAAAAACTATCGAATTGGTCTTTCGGTAAAGTATACGGCTATTTGACGTATAAACTAGAAGTAGAAGGCATGACAATCGAGAAACATGATGAAAGCTATACGACACAACAATGTCCTTGTTGTGCGAAGAGACGTAAAGTGTCTTCGAGATTGTACAAATGCCCATGCGGCTACGCAAACCATCGTGACATTCATGGTGCAGCCAACTTCTTTGCTAAAACATTTTATGGGGAAATCAGAAAACTGGTTTTCAGTTTGAAGCACACAAAGTATCTACGGATTGCCTAA
- a CDS encoding LPXTG cell wall anchor domain-containing protein codes for MSDTPSLIIAGVVIVLAIAGVFFFKARKRRNHN; via the coding sequence ATGTCTGATACCCCATCTTTGATTATAGCTGGGGTTGTTATTGTTTTGGCAATAGCTGGCGTCTTCTTTTTTAAAGCCCGAAAAAGAAGGAATCACAATTAA
- a CDS encoding GNAT family N-acetyltransferase, translating into MDNGKGIVIRCVNELTKYDFDCLDLNRIEISCAENNVRSRALPGKLGFVKEGILRDHYYLNRDVHNLVVYSLLKSDRENKSTLQSLTRGNTMRSFYKYLLIFIGIFAISVMFDFARDNMFNWLDNIIQSIIFIVVFISLTWLMSNRKNPDRKD; encoded by the coding sequence CTGGACAATGGAAAAGGAATTGTCATAAGATGTGTCAATGAATTAACAAAGTATGATTTTGATTGTTTAGACCTAAATCGTATTGAAATTAGTTGTGCAGAAAATAATGTTAGAAGTAGAGCTTTACCTGGAAAACTGGGGTTTGTTAAGGAAGGCATTTTACGTGATCATTACTATTTGAATAGAGATGTACATAACTTGGTTGTCTATAGCTTATTGAAAAGTGACAGGGAGAATAAATCAACGTTGCAATCTCTAACGAGGGGGAATACTATGCGCTCTTTTTATAAATATTTACTTATATTTATAGGCATATTTGCTATATCAGTTATGTTTGATTTCGCTAGAGATAATATGTTCAACTGGTTAGATAATATTATCCAATCTATAATTTTTATTGTTGTTTTTATATCTCTAACATGGTTAATGAGTAATAGAAAAAATCCTGATAGAAAAGACTGA
- a CDS encoding GNAT family N-acetyltransferase, whose translation MNCKIRNLEKYDISFLWDMVYESAFVPEGQKPFPRDILDDPSVSKYVDGWGKQSGDIGLIAEIENQPIGAIWLRLFDEAPEIGMAVLKEFRGRGIGKSLMRVLEIEAKNYGYQKLCLSVDPRNPARHLYEQFGYVHVGWFETYWTMEKELS comes from the coding sequence ATGAATTGCAAAATAAGAAATCTAGAAAAATACGATATCTCCTTCTTGTGGGATATGGTGTATGAGTCCGCGTTTGTACCTGAAGGGCAAAAACCTTTTCCACGAGACATACTAGACGATCCATCTGTTTCTAAATATGTGGACGGATGGGGAAAACAGAGCGGTGATATTGGATTGATTGCGGAAATAGAAAACCAACCCATTGGTGCCATTTGGTTACGCCTGTTTGATGAAGCACCGGAAATAGGGATGGCAGTCCTGAAGGAATTCCGAGGTAGAGGAATTGGAAAATCTTTAATGCGTGTTCTTGAAATTGAAGCGAAAAATTATGGATATCAGAAATTATGTTTAAGCGTAGACCCGAGAAATCCAGCTCGTCATTTATACGAACAATTCGGATATGTACATGTTGGTTGGTTTGAGACTTACTGGACAATGGAAAAGGAATTGTCATAA
- a CDS encoding DUF3889 domain-containing protein, whose product MRKTFLALGIFTIVNAAPTLVPTIAHAQQEIPAYAKWGRLAMQETQSKYPHASIIDYLHEGSEVKADSTIEKFKLWLKEDGHEFGVFARIEYATDTEKVIAITFQETAR is encoded by the coding sequence ATGAGAAAAACATTTCTTGCGCTCGGAATTTTTACGATTGTTAATGCTGCACCAACCCTCGTCCCAACGATTGCTCATGCGCAACAAGAAATTCCCGCCTACGCCAAGTGGGGAAGGCTTGCTATGCAAGAAACACAATCCAAATATCCCCATGCATCCATTATTGACTATCTGCACGAAGGTAGCGAAGTAAAGGCTGATTCGACAATTGAAAAGTTTAAGCTTTGGCTAAAAGAGGATGGCCATGAATTCGGCGTTTTTGCCAGAATTGAGTATGCTACCGATACTGAAAAAGTGATTGCTATTACATTTCAGGAAACCGCCAGATAA
- a CDS encoding DinB family protein has product MINFFEYNWQVRDEWFEWCNQLPKEELIKNRTGGVGSILYTLFHIIDVEYSWIRGIQGKEDVVVQFADFNTLDKVKLLSDTLRKEMAEFLKLNLDKFKNEFVSVPWDEDTYTVDEILHHIITHEIHHIGQLSVWARELELSPVPANFIGRKFKPIHL; this is encoded by the coding sequence TTGATCAATTTTTTTGAATACAACTGGCAAGTAAGAGATGAATGGTTTGAATGGTGCAATCAACTACCAAAAGAGGAATTGATAAAAAATCGAACTGGTGGAGTAGGAAGTATTTTATATACCCTTTTTCACATTATTGATGTTGAATACAGTTGGATTCGCGGTATTCAAGGTAAAGAAGATGTAGTCGTTCAGTTTGCTGATTTTAATACACTTGATAAGGTTAAATTACTCTCAGATACATTACGGAAAGAAATGGCTGAATTTTTGAAATTAAATTTAGATAAATTTAAAAATGAATTTGTGAGTGTTCCTTGGGATGAAGATACATATACTGTTGATGAAATATTACACCATATCATTACTCACGAAATACATCATATTGGTCAACTCTCTGTTTGGGCTAGAGAATTAGAGCTAAGCCCTGTGCCTGCTAACTTTATTGGAAGAAAGTTCAAACCTATTCATTTATGA
- a CDS encoding GNAT family N-acetyltransferase: MEDDSKVTSREAIRAVIIRKNKILLLHTNKGDYKFPGGGVEGQESHSECLIREVAEETGYINFIIKDKLGSVIERKFDEYDSTALFQMTSQLNREVRRNYMNETIEKAKELEELSRFLSEINQQKESHIGYCGGKEEEIYETLKEDFVSDDGVIKFFIARSNTREIVAAIGLDVDESSAEVWGPFNQTSSVQLQHQLWEQLVNGNPTVQTFHFFINKENIEQQAFMNELKAEKTGEHLILDIEEQDFNRVSEIKSTFFIQSDFQAFEQLHNETFPSTYYDAKTITERLSDKNMLRVLKTESTELQGYAYFEVDIEMAEASVEYIGIAKKAQNQGLGTILLKEVLTEMFSYPQISEIKLCVDNANSQANHVYIKAGFKPKDILVSYVLKL; the protein is encoded by the coding sequence ATTGAAGACGATAGTAAGGTTACTTCTAGAGAAGCTATAAGAGCTGTTATAATACGAAAAAATAAAATCCTTTTACTCCATACGAATAAGGGGGATTATAAGTTTCCAGGCGGTGGGGTTGAAGGTCAGGAAAGCCATTCGGAGTGTCTCATTCGCGAAGTGGCAGAAGAAACTGGCTATATTAACTTTATCATTAAAGATAAGCTGGGGTCTGTTATTGAAAGGAAATTTGACGAATATGACAGTACCGCTTTATTTCAAATGACTTCACAATTAAATAGAGAGGTGCGACGAAATTACATGAATGAAACAATAGAAAAAGCAAAAGAACTTGAGGAATTATCTCGCTTTTTATCTGAAATAAATCAACAAAAAGAATCACATATTGGCTATTGTGGTGGAAAGGAAGAGGAGATTTACGAGACATTAAAAGAAGACTTTGTCAGTGATGATGGCGTTATCAAATTTTTCATCGCAAGAAGCAATACTAGGGAAATCGTGGCAGCGATTGGTTTGGATGTGGATGAATCAAGTGCAGAAGTATGGGGGCCGTTTAATCAAACATCTTCTGTCCAACTACAGCATCAATTATGGGAACAGTTAGTAAACGGGAATCCAACAGTTCAAACCTTTCACTTTTTTATCAATAAAGAAAATATAGAGCAACAAGCATTTATGAATGAATTAAAGGCGGAAAAGACAGGCGAACACCTTATCTTAGACATTGAAGAACAAGACTTCAATAGGGTAAGTGAGATAAAGAGTACATTTTTCATCCAAAGTGATTTTCAAGCATTTGAACAATTACATAACGAAACTTTCCCAAGCACATACTACGACGCAAAAACAATAACAGAGAGACTGAGCGATAAAAATATGTTGAGAGTGCTTAAAACCGAATCTACTGAGTTGCAAGGCTATGCCTACTTTGAAGTTGATATTGAAATGGCAGAGGCTTCAGTGGAATATATCGGTATTGCTAAAAAGGCACAAAATCAAGGCTTGGGCACGATATTGTTAAAAGAAGTGCTGACAGAAATGTTTTCCTACCCACAAATTAGCGAAATTAAATTATGCGTAGATAATGCCAATAGCCAAGCGAATCACGTTTACATCAAAGCCGGGTTTAAGCCGAAAGATATTTTAGTTAGTTATGTTCTTAAACTGTAG
- a CDS encoding YdcF family protein has translation MTHPFDCITDFVFVETEIAAADVILVPGANHPQLMEKAASLYKQGFAPYILPSGGYKPHVGTTEWNYLRNIGIENGVPDEVILKEDQAQHTLENARFSLEVLQKAGIHPNRVIIVCKAGHSRRALLCYQAEFPKETEFLVSPVVDRYGITKENWFLSEVGISRIMTEVEKIGKYFGDYIPNWVE, from the coding sequence ATGACTCATCCATTTGACTGCATTACCGACTTTGTTTTTGTAGAAACTGAAATTGCTGCAGCAGACGTCATTTTAGTACCTGGCGCTAACCATCCTCAACTCATGGAGAAAGCTGCCTCTTTATATAAGCAGGGTTTTGCACCATACATACTACCATCTGGTGGATATAAACCGCATGTAGGGACCACTGAGTGGAATTACTTACGTAATATAGGCATAGAAAATGGAGTGCCAGACGAAGTAATTTTAAAAGAAGATCAAGCACAGCATACGTTGGAAAATGCTCGTTTTTCGTTGGAGGTTCTTCAAAAAGCAGGTATCCATCCAAACAGAGTAATAATTGTTTGTAAAGCAGGTCATTCTCGCCGAGCATTATTATGCTATCAAGCCGAATTTCCAAAAGAAACCGAGTTTCTGGTCTCACCTGTTGTAGATAGATATGGAATCACTAAGGAAAATTGGTTTTTATCCGAAGTCGGGATCAGTCGTATTATGACCGAGGTTGAGAAAATCGGTAAATACTTTGGTGATTATATTCCGAATTGGGTTGAGTAA
- a CDS encoding antibiotic biosynthesis monooxygenase family protein: MILEAVMLQVKEGMEAEYEEAFRDASEIISSMKGYIAHQLQRCMEVKGKYLLLVQWETLEDHTIGFRQSSEYQQWKTKLHHFYDPFPTVEHFEQVQLF, translated from the coding sequence ATGATATTGGAAGCTGTTATGCTACAAGTTAAGGAAGGAATGGAAGCAGAATATGAAGAAGCATTTCGTGATGCTTCTGAAATTATTTCTTCAATGAAAGGTTACATAGCTCACCAATTACAGCGCTGTATGGAAGTCAAAGGGAAATACTTACTATTGGTTCAGTGGGAAACGTTAGAAGACCATACGATAGGATTTAGACAATCCAGCGAGTATCAGCAATGGAAAACGAAGCTACATCATTTTTATGATCCGTTTCCGACAGTGGAACATTTTGAGCAAGTTCAACTGTTCTAG
- a CDS encoding SDR family oxidoreductase: MNHLKGKIAVITGVSRLKGIGAAICKELAEAGYHIYFTYWTEYDKKMPWSINLDEPMKLKEELVHKGVRVACMELDLTQYDAPEQLLTNVSEQLGYPDILINNAAYSTNNDFSNLTAEELDKHYMVNVRATTLLSSKFAQNFDKKSGGRIVNMTSGQFQGPMPGELAYATTKGAVDALTITLAAELAPLGITVNAVNPGPTDTGWMTEDIKRELTPMFPFGRIGEPKDVAKMIKFLVSDDADWITGQIIHAEGGFKR, from the coding sequence ATGAATCATCTAAAAGGGAAAATTGCTGTTATTACGGGTGTCAGTCGTCTAAAGGGGATTGGGGCGGCTATTTGTAAGGAGTTAGCTGAAGCAGGGTATCATATATATTTCACTTATTGGACGGAATATGATAAAAAAATGCCTTGGAGCATTAATTTAGACGAGCCAATGAAATTAAAAGAGGAATTAGTACATAAAGGGGTTAGGGTAGCGTGTATGGAGCTGGATTTAACACAATATGATGCACCTGAGCAACTTTTAACCAACGTTTCTGAACAGCTTGGCTATCCCGATATCCTGATAAATAACGCAGCATATTCAACGAACAACGATTTTTCAAACTTAACTGCCGAAGAATTAGATAAACATTACATGGTAAATGTTCGTGCAACAACGCTATTAAGTAGTAAATTTGCACAAAATTTTGATAAGAAATCTGGTGGAAGGATTGTCAATATGACGTCAGGTCAATTTCAAGGGCCCATGCCTGGCGAGTTAGCCTATGCAACGACGAAGGGAGCAGTCGATGCATTAACCATTACATTGGCAGCTGAACTAGCTCCTTTAGGCATAACGGTCAATGCCGTAAACCCAGGTCCAACTGATACGGGATGGATGACAGAGGACATTAAACGTGAATTAACGCCGATGTTTCCTTTTGGCAGAATAGGTGAACCGAAAGATGTAGCAAAAATGATCAAATTTCTAGTGAGTGATGACGCAGATTGGATTACAGGTCAGATTATTCATGCGGAAGGCGGATTTAAAAGATAA
- a CDS encoding methyltransferase gives MEKYYWDSQLEYLKRTRDLYYNDDYLEFLVSFVWKISKPVHIIDFGCGYGYLGLKLLPILPKCSKYTGIDKGQELINKAIEYFHNLPYETEFFVADTNEIELEGKYDIAVCHAFLLHMSEPKRMLQRMVNSIVNDGKIICFEPHWISGMSSYEMEGYKQSQIVPLGILQKLFEKSTNKTGNDGNIGAKIPKYLSELGVKNIECRVSDKVNFLHPDQNLHDKQKLFYSLKEEGVGGEPVNKERFIESLIKRGVSLKEAQEQFEAELLFSQVFTIDSSLLYAPSMKITFGEIKKS, from the coding sequence ATGGAAAAGTATTATTGGGATAGCCAACTGGAATACCTGAAAAGAACAAGAGATTTATATTATAACGATGACTATTTAGAGTTCTTGGTGAGTTTTGTTTGGAAGATTTCTAAACCAGTACATATTATTGATTTTGGTTGTGGATATGGATATTTAGGACTGAAATTATTACCTATTCTACCGAAATGTTCTAAATATACAGGGATAGATAAAGGACAAGAACTTATTAATAAGGCGATAGAGTACTTTCATAATCTTCCGTATGAAACTGAATTCTTTGTAGCAGATACCAATGAGATTGAATTGGAGGGTAAGTACGACATTGCTGTTTGCCATGCTTTTTTATTACACATGTCGGAACCGAAAAGAATGCTTCAAAGAATGGTAAATTCCATTGTTAACGATGGAAAAATAATTTGTTTTGAACCACACTGGATTTCAGGTATGTCATCGTACGAAATGGAAGGGTATAAGCAATCACAAATTGTTCCACTAGGTATTCTCCAGAAATTATTCGAAAAGAGTACAAATAAAACTGGCAATGATGGGAATATTGGGGCGAAAATCCCTAAATATCTATCTGAATTGGGCGTGAAGAACATCGAGTGTAGAGTCAGTGATAAGGTTAACTTCCTCCATCCCGATCAGAATCTACATGATAAGCAAAAATTATTTTATTCGCTTAAAGAAGAAGGGGTTGGTGGAGAACCTGTAAATAAAGAACGGTTTATTGAAAGTTTAATAAAACGTGGTGTTTCATTGAAGGAAGCACAGGAACAATTTGAGGCTGAACTGTTGTTTTCGCAGGTATTTACTATAGATTCCTCTTTACTATACGCACCGAGTATGAAAATTACCTTTGGAGAGATAAAAAAATCGTGA
- a CDS encoding GNAT family N-acetyltransferase, whose protein sequence is MIHILKASPSHVAGIAKVCSDGYRATYKETHSKAYIEGIIKEFYNHERILKEVTETSKQWGGYFVALEENEVIGAGGGGLVEDVSGEIFVLYLNPTRRNEGIGTMIVDAITKQQKGFNATEQWVSVSKGNQKGIPFYEAKGFIVSHERDGHGSVDGESYISLRYRREI, encoded by the coding sequence GTGATACATATTTTAAAAGCCAGCCCTAGTCACGTCGCAGGGATTGCAAAAGTTTGTAGCGATGGTTATCGGGCAACATACAAGGAAACACATTCTAAAGCGTACATCGAAGGAATCATAAAGGAATTTTATAATCATGAAAGAATTCTAAAAGAAGTGACTGAAACCAGTAAGCAGTGGGGAGGATATTTTGTTGCGTTAGAAGAGAATGAAGTGATTGGGGCTGGTGGAGGTGGTTTGGTGGAGGATGTATCTGGAGAAATTTTTGTTTTGTATCTAAACCCTACCAGACGTAACGAAGGGATTGGCACAATGATAGTGGACGCTATTACTAAACAACAAAAAGGGTTTAACGCAACGGAGCAATGGGTTTCTGTCTCGAAAGGAAATCAAAAAGGCATTCCTTTTTATGAGGCAAAAGGATTTATTGTTAGTCATGAACGTGATGGACATGGGAGCGTTGATGGGGAAAGTTATATTTCGTTAAGATATCGTCGGGAGATTTAA
- a CDS encoding NUDIX hydrolase, which yields MEYVPPKHIVSAATIVLNDQNKILLIKGPRRGWEMPGGQVEEGESLKEAAIRETKEESGIDIEITKFCGVFQNINASICNTLFLARPIGGEPTTSVESLEVGYFPIEKALEMVTWGNFRQRIDYCLNDEMQPFCIEF from the coding sequence ATGGAATATGTACCACCAAAACATATTGTTTCGGCAGCAACTATTGTACTGAATGACCAAAATAAAATTCTATTAATCAAAGGACCAAGAAGAGGATGGGAAATGCCTGGTGGACAGGTTGAAGAAGGTGAATCCTTGAAGGAAGCTGCAATTAGGGAAACAAAAGAAGAATCGGGCATAGATATTGAGATAACGAAATTTTGTGGAGTATTTCAAAATATAAATGCTTCAATTTGTAATACATTATTTTTGGCTAGACCAATTGGAGGAGAGCCAACAACTAGTGTTGAGAGTCTAGAAGTAGGTTATTTCCCTATTGAAAAAGCATTGGAAATGGTTACTTGGGGAAATTTTAGGCAAAGAATTGACTATTGTCTCAATGACGAAATGCAGCCTTTTTGTATTGAATTTTAA
- a CDS encoding NUDIX hydrolase: protein MIMPTHIVAAGGIVEDAHGNILLVKTNDGGWVFPGGQVEVGENLMDALSREIKEESGIDVVVGHLIGVYSNTGMYKWYDGVTDVPTKVMFDFVCKPVGGELGISEETTESGWIAKDKVLDMITAPATRTRFQAYLEFDGHVRYMEYVTNPQFELKLDRTV, encoded by the coding sequence ATGATAATGCCAACACATATTGTAGCCGCAGGCGGGATCGTAGAAGATGCACATGGAAATATTTTATTAGTGAAGACAAATGATGGTGGGTGGGTATTTCCTGGAGGGCAAGTGGAAGTCGGAGAAAATCTAATGGACGCACTAAGTCGGGAAATAAAAGAGGAAAGTGGAATAGACGTGGTTGTTGGCCATTTGATTGGCGTTTATTCCAACACGGGGATGTATAAGTGGTATGACGGTGTCACGGATGTTCCTACTAAAGTAATGTTCGATTTTGTGTGCAAGCCGGTGGGCGGAGAACTAGGTATTTCGGAAGAAACAACAGAAAGTGGATGGATTGCAAAGGATAAAGTGCTGGATATGATTACGGCACCAGCTACTCGTACTCGCTTTCAGGCCTATTTGGAATTTGATGGACATGTCCGTTATATGGAGTATGTAACTAATCCGCAGTTTGAACTTAAATTGGATAGAACTGTATAA
- a CDS encoding GrpB family protein, translated as MSGLHAKPIIDMMPVVRDIHRVNGYNTAMIAIGYEPKGENGIAGRRYFQKGGDCRTHHVHMYACGKSEIKRHLAFRDYLRAHPEVAQEYGSLKEKLSRRFPYDIESYIKGKELLVSEIDRKAIAWCRMNTNANYLT; from the coding sequence GTGAGCGGGCTGCACGCAAAGCCGATCATTGATATGATGCCCGTCGTAAGGGATATACATCGAGTGAATGGCTATAATACGGCAATGATTGCCATTGGTTATGAACCAAAAGGAGAAAATGGCATAGCTGGTCGTCGATATTTCCAAAAGGGTGGGGATTGTCGGACGCACCATGTCCATATGTACGCTTGCGGCAAATCAGAAATTAAACGACATCTTGCGTTTCGGGATTATTTACGAGCACATCCAGAGGTTGCACAAGAGTATGGAAGTTTAAAAGAGAAGCTGTCTCGGCGTTTTCCCTATGATATCGAATCGTATATCAAAGGAAAAGAACTGCTAGTATCAGAGATTGATCGGAAAGCAATTGCTTGGTGTCGAATGAATACCAATGCTAATTATCTAACATGA